In Sphingopyxis sp. FD7, a single window of DNA contains:
- the sufC gene encoding Fe-S cluster assembly ATPase SufC, with the protein MLKIENLHAAVADKPILKGLSLSINAGEIHAIMGPNGAGKSTLSYVLGGRPGYEVTEGSVMFSPSLHSGESPSPETYSAADAALDPGVRRGAEALDLLALDPHERAAAGLFLGFQYPVEIPGVSNVQFLRESLNAQRKARGQEPLSGGEFLKLAREKAALLKMDMDMLKRPVNVGFSGGEKKRNEMVQMGILDPRLAILDETDSGLDIDALRTVGDGINAIMRRPDKAVLLITHYQRLLDYVQPDFVHVLAAGRIVKSGGPELALELEREGYAEIAA; encoded by the coding sequence ATGCTGAAAATTGAAAACCTCCACGCCGCCGTCGCCGACAAGCCGATCCTGAAGGGCCTGTCGCTCAGCATCAATGCGGGCGAGATTCATGCGATCATGGGGCCCAATGGCGCGGGGAAATCGACGCTCTCCTATGTGCTCGGCGGGCGGCCAGGGTATGAGGTGACCGAGGGGTCGGTAATGTTTTCGCCATCGTTGCACTCCGGCGAAAGCCCGAGTCCAGAGACTTACAGCGCAGCGGATGCCGCCCTGGACCCCGGCGTTCGCCGGGGTGCGGAAGCGCTCGACCTCCTCGCCCTCGACCCGCACGAGCGCGCCGCCGCCGGCCTGTTCCTCGGCTTCCAGTATCCGGTCGAAATCCCCGGCGTGTCGAACGTCCAGTTCCTGCGCGAAAGCCTGAACGCCCAGCGCAAGGCGCGCGGGCAGGAACCGCTGTCGGGCGGCGAGTTCCTTAAACTGGCGCGCGAGAAGGCGGCGCTGCTCAAGATGGACATGGACATGCTCAAGCGCCCGGTGAATGTCGGCTTTTCGGGTGGCGAGAAAAAGCGCAACGAGATGGTGCAGATGGGCATCCTCGACCCTCGCCTCGCGATCCTCGACGAAACCGACAGCGGACTCGACATCGACGCGCTGCGCACCGTCGGCGACGGGATCAACGCGATCATGCGGCGGCCGGACAAGGCGGTGCTGCTGATCACCCATTACCAGCGTCTGCTCGACTATGTGCAGCCCGATTTCGTGCATGTCCTCGCCGCCGGCCGCATCGTCAAGTCTGGCGGCCCCGAACTCGCGCTCGAACTCGAACGCGAAGGCTATGCGGAGATCGCGGCGTGA
- a CDS encoding SufD family Fe-S cluster assembly protein, which yields MIALPTRRDEAWRYSDIDAVADLWPIKTERFVVSENETHAMSFVLDATKSVARDVEIDLEPGAQLDLHVLNIAGGYGRLALRAFLGEGARFHLGGVQIGGAGQTLEIVTTIHHEEPGAVSSQTIRSVVANNATGTYLGKVAVARDAQQTDSEQDVKAMLLDRSATANAKPELEIFADDVKCAHGCAIGELDAMSLYYLQSRGLPPAEAKKILLQAFVAGVFDGAEDEEKLQALALAKLGELV from the coding sequence ATGATCGCGCTTCCGACCCGGCGTGACGAAGCGTGGCGCTATAGCGATATCGACGCGGTTGCCGATCTGTGGCCGATCAAGACTGAGCGATTTGTCGTCAGCGAGAATGAAACGCATGCGATGAGCTTTGTGCTCGACGCTACGAAAAGCGTTGCTCGTGACGTCGAGATCGATCTTGAACCCGGTGCACAGCTTGACCTGCACGTCCTCAACATCGCCGGAGGATATGGCCGCCTCGCGTTGCGAGCTTTCCTGGGCGAAGGAGCCCGCTTCCATCTTGGCGGCGTCCAGATCGGCGGTGCGGGCCAAACATTGGAAATCGTGACCACGATCCATCATGAGGAACCCGGCGCGGTCAGCAGTCAGACCATTCGTTCGGTTGTAGCGAATAACGCCACCGGCACCTATCTCGGCAAGGTCGCCGTCGCGCGCGACGCGCAGCAGACCGACAGCGAACAGGATGTGAAGGCGATGCTGCTCGACCGCAGCGCGACCGCCAACGCCAAGCCCGAGCTCGAAATCTTCGCCGACGACGTCAAATGCGCGCACGGCTGCGCGATCGGCGAACTCGACGCGATGAGCCTCTATTATCTCCAGTCGCGCGGCCTTCCGCCCGCCGAGGCGAAGAAGATTTTGCTGCAGGCCTTCGTCGCGGGCGTGTTCGACGGCGCCGAGGATGAGGAAAAGCTACAGGCGCTCGCGCTGGCGAAGCTGGGGGAACTGGTGTGA
- a CDS encoding aminotransferase class V-fold PLP-dependent enzyme — MSTATALRTFPDVRADFPGLTPGWHYLDTAATAQKPQAVLDACTLAMGRDYATVHRGVYARSADMTLAYEAARRRIAGFIGAKEDQVAFVRGATEAINLVAYSHPKKGRVLLSTLEHHSNIVPWQLAGWQVDVCPLTADGCIDLDAAGKILTPEHNMVAFAHVSNVLGSPLDVARAAELAHRVGAELLIDGCQAVPRLPVDVTALGCDYYVFSGHKLYGPTGVGALWSDKLDALPPWQGGGSMIDRVTFARTTYAPAPTRFEAGTPAIVEALGLAAAVDYVETIGVAAIYAHECTLVGTLREALARRNSITLYGPENSAGIVSFSMAGVHPHDIGTILDESGVAIRAGHHCAQPLMEHLGVPATARASFGLYSNDDDVAALIDGLARVERIFG, encoded by the coding sequence GTGAGCACCGCGACCGCCCTCCGTACCTTCCCCGATGTCCGCGCCGACTTCCCCGGCCTCACCCCCGGCTGGCATTATCTCGACACCGCCGCCACCGCGCAGAAGCCGCAGGCTGTGCTCGACGCCTGCACGCTGGCGATGGGGCGCGACTATGCGACCGTCCACCGCGGCGTCTATGCGCGCTCGGCCGACATGACGCTGGCCTATGAGGCGGCGCGGCGGCGGATCGCGGGCTTCATCGGCGCGAAGGAGGACCAGGTCGCCTTCGTGCGCGGGGCGACCGAGGCGATCAATCTTGTCGCCTATTCGCATCCCAAGAAGGGCCGCGTGCTGCTCTCGACGCTCGAGCATCACAGCAATATCGTGCCGTGGCAGCTTGCGGGGTGGCAGGTCGATGTGTGCCCGCTGACCGCAGACGGCTGCATCGACCTCGACGCCGCGGGGAAAATCCTGACCCCCGAGCACAATATGGTCGCCTTTGCGCATGTGTCGAACGTGCTCGGCAGCCCGCTCGACGTCGCGCGCGCGGCGGAACTGGCGCATCGCGTCGGCGCCGAGCTGCTGATCGACGGATGCCAGGCGGTGCCGCGCCTGCCGGTGGATGTGACGGCGCTCGGCTGCGACTATTATGTCTTTTCGGGGCACAAGCTTTACGGTCCCACCGGCGTCGGCGCGCTGTGGAGCGACAAGCTCGATGCCTTGCCGCCATGGCAGGGCGGCGGGTCGATGATCGACCGCGTGACCTTTGCCAGGACGACCTATGCCCCTGCCCCCACCCGCTTCGAGGCGGGCACCCCCGCGATTGTCGAGGCGCTGGGGCTGGCGGCGGCGGTCGATTATGTCGAGACGATCGGGGTTGCGGCGATCTACGCGCACGAATGCACGCTGGTCGGCACGCTGCGCGAAGCGCTCGCGCGGCGCAACAGCATCACCCTTTATGGCCCTGAAAACAGCGCGGGAATCGTCAGCTTTTCGATGGCGGGGGTTCATCCGCACGACATCGGCACTATCTTGGACGAAAGCGGCGTCGCGATCCGCGCCGGGCACCATTGCGCGCAGCCGCTGATGGAGCATCTGGGCGTGCCCGCGACCGCGCGCGCGAGTTTCGGTTTGTACAGCAATGACGACGATGTGGCGGCGCTGATCGACGGCCTCGCCCGCGTCGAAAGGATTTTCGGATGA
- a CDS encoding SUF system Fe-S cluster assembly protein — protein sequence MSEERTIRVEEVTRVAAPPKARALDAETAPEKLERKRDYLEGFLAAKPAAVDPAAVGGDLYEAVIAALKDIYDPEIPVNIYDLGLIYNVEIDEGHVLVTMTLTTPHCPVAESMPGEVELRVGAVPGVGDAEVNLVWDPPWSPANMSDEARLELGML from the coding sequence ATGAGCGAGGAGCGGACGATCAGGGTCGAGGAAGTCACGCGCGTCGCGGCGCCGCCGAAGGCGCGCGCGCTGGACGCCGAAACCGCGCCCGAAAAGCTGGAACGCAAGCGCGATTATCTGGAGGGCTTCCTGGCCGCAAAGCCCGCGGCGGTCGATCCCGCGGCGGTCGGCGGCGATCTCTATGAGGCCGTTATCGCGGCGCTCAAGGATATCTACGATCCCGAAATCCCCGTGAACATCTATGACCTTGGCCTCATCTATAATGTCGAGATCGACGAGGGACATGTGCTGGTGACGATGACGCTGACGACGCCGCATTGCCCGGTCGCCGAATCGATGCCGGGCGAGGTCGAACTGCGCGTCGGCGCCGTGCCGGGCGTCGGCGACGCCGAAGTGAACCTTGTCTGGGATCCGCCCTGGTCGCCCGCCAATATGAGCGACGAGGCCCGGCTGGAACTGGGGATGTTGTGA
- a CDS encoding HesB/IscA family protein gives MTETQTRPRPAAVTLTPNAEARIAKLMAAAPAGAIGVKLSTPRRGCSGLAYSVDYVTEEAKFDEKIETPGGTFYIDGASVLYLIGSIMDWVEDDFAAGFVFDNPNAKGACGCGESFTV, from the coding sequence GTGACTGAAACGCAGACCCGCCCCCGTCCCGCCGCGGTGACGCTGACGCCCAATGCCGAAGCGCGCATCGCGAAGCTGATGGCCGCTGCCCCCGCAGGCGCAATCGGCGTCAAGCTGTCGACCCCGCGGCGCGGCTGTTCGGGGCTCGCCTATTCGGTCGACTATGTTACCGAAGAGGCGAAGTTCGACGAAAAGATCGAGACGCCCGGCGGCACCTTCTACATCGACGGCGCCTCGGTGCTCTATCTGATCGGTAGCATCATGGACTGGGTAGAGGATGACTTCGCCGCGGGCTTCGTGTTCGACAACCCGAACGCCAAGGGCGCCTGCGGCTGCGGCGAAAGCTTTACCGTCTAA
- a CDS encoding extensin-like domain-containing protein: MTSLRPYLLWFAVALLLAFAAVRGVQWMRDHPEHVPGARFELAHPQGWATHRKLVALADDDAACFAAFDRSGAGYLRRPVVGEGVCRASQRMILTGNRLVPTMRPANAAPGCAVTAAMALWTRDVVQPAAERYFGQAVVELENLGSYNCRKIAGGAAQSQHSTANAIDISAFVLADGTRIALINDWEPGDRRSEFLHAVRDGSCGLFSTVLSPDHNAAHADHFHFDMAARTAGWTVCR; the protein is encoded by the coding sequence GTGACGAGTCTCCGCCCCTATCTCCTCTGGTTCGCGGTCGCGCTGCTCCTCGCCTTCGCCGCGGTTCGCGGCGTGCAATGGATGCGCGATCATCCCGAACATGTCCCCGGCGCGCGCTTCGAGCTTGCGCACCCGCAGGGCTGGGCGACGCATCGCAAGCTGGTCGCGCTGGCCGACGACGATGCCGCCTGCTTCGCGGCCTTTGACCGCTCGGGCGCAGGCTATTTGCGGCGTCCGGTCGTGGGCGAGGGCGTGTGCCGCGCCAGCCAGCGGATGATTCTGACCGGCAACCGCCTCGTGCCGACGATGCGCCCCGCGAACGCCGCGCCCGGCTGCGCCGTCACCGCGGCGATGGCGCTGTGGACGCGCGATGTCGTGCAGCCGGCGGCCGAGCGTTATTTCGGGCAAGCGGTCGTCGAACTGGAAAATCTCGGCAGCTATAATTGCCGCAAAATCGCCGGTGGTGCAGCGCAGAGCCAGCATTCGACCGCCAATGCGATCGACATTTCGGCGTTCGTCCTCGCCGACGGCACGCGGATCGCGCTCATCAACGATTGGGAGCCCGGCGACCGGCGCAGCGAGTTCCTGCACGCCGTGCGCGACGGATCGTGCGGCCTGTTCTCGACAGTGCTGTCACCCGACCATAATGCCGCGCACGCCGATCATTTCCACTTCGATATGGCCGCGCGGACGGCTGGGTGGACGGTTTGCCGCTGA
- a CDS encoding cytochrome P450, producing MNAPTQIHPASSRWSAARFGPDTQHWLPRNPDSAIDHIPGEDGLPVIGNTLEQLRDYPAFARRMVARYGPVYRNNSFGGRSVALHGAEANELVMFDRDKIFSSEQGWGPVLNLLFPRGLMLMDFDRHRADRKLLSVAFKPEPMRHYAEALNDGIRGRVASWSGKSFKFYPAIKELTLDLAATSFLGIPWGPEADKVNKAFVDMVQASIGIVRRPLPFTAMGRGARGRAYLVDYFSRMVPERREGAGEDMFSQICRTRDDNGDHMSVDAIVDHMNFLMMAAHDTITSSITTLVWELARHPEWQDRLREEMLAVAPAGEGVGHNSLGELELTEWAFKEALRLVPPVPSFPRRALKDFEFGGYRIPAGTPVGVSPAFTHMMEEHWPEPHKFDPMRFSPEVARGRHKYAWVPFGGGAHMCLGLHFAYMQAKIFFHHVVTTHRISIAPGYAPEWQMLPIPRPKDGLMVTFEPLT from the coding sequence ATGAACGCGCCGACGCAAATCCACCCCGCCAGCAGCCGTTGGTCGGCCGCACGCTTCGGCCCCGATACGCAGCATTGGCTGCCGCGCAATCCCGACAGCGCGATCGACCATATTCCGGGCGAGGATGGGCTGCCCGTGATCGGCAACACGCTCGAACAGCTGCGCGACTACCCCGCCTTCGCGCGCCGAATGGTCGCCCGATATGGCCCCGTCTATCGCAACAACAGTTTCGGTGGGCGCAGCGTCGCGCTGCACGGGGCGGAAGCGAACGAGCTGGTCATGTTCGACCGCGACAAGATTTTCTCGTCCGAACAGGGCTGGGGGCCGGTGCTTAACCTCCTCTTCCCGCGCGGGCTGATGCTGATGGATTTCGACAGGCATCGCGCCGACCGCAAGCTTCTGTCGGTCGCCTTCAAGCCCGAACCGATGCGCCATTATGCCGAGGCGCTCAATGACGGGATCAGGGGGCGGGTTGCGAGCTGGAGCGGCAAGAGTTTCAAATTCTATCCCGCGATCAAGGAATTGACGCTCGACCTCGCCGCCACCAGCTTTCTCGGCATCCCCTGGGGGCCGGAGGCGGACAAGGTCAACAAGGCCTTCGTCGACATGGTGCAGGCGTCGATCGGCATCGTGCGCCGCCCGCTTCCTTTCACCGCGATGGGCCGCGGCGCCAGGGGCCGCGCCTATCTGGTCGATTATTTCAGCCGCATGGTCCCCGAACGCCGCGAAGGCGCGGGCGAGGACATGTTCAGCCAGATCTGCCGCACGCGCGACGACAATGGCGACCATATGAGTGTCGACGCGATCGTCGATCATATGAACTTCCTGATGATGGCGGCGCACGACACGATCACCAGCTCGATCACCACGCTCGTCTGGGAACTCGCGCGCCATCCCGAATGGCAGGACCGGCTTCGTGAAGAGATGCTCGCCGTCGCCCCTGCGGGCGAGGGCGTCGGGCACAACAGCCTTGGCGAGCTCGAGCTTACCGAATGGGCGTTCAAGGAAGCGTTGCGGCTCGTGCCCCCCGTGCCGAGCTTTCCGCGGCGCGCGCTCAAGGATTTCGAGTTCGGCGGCTATCGCATCCCCGCGGGCACCCCGGTCGGGGTCAGCCCCGCCTTCACGCATATGATGGAGGAGCATTGGCCCGAACCCCACAAGTTCGACCCGATGCGCTTTTCGCCGGAGGTCGCGCGCGGGCGGCATAAATATGCCTGGGTGCCTTTCGGCGGTGGCGCGCATATGTGCCTGGGGCTGCATTTCGCATACATGCAGGCGAAAATCTTTTTCCATCATGTCGTCACGACGCACCGGATCAGCATCGCGCCCGGCTATGCCCCCGAATGGCAGATGCTGCCGATTCCGCGCCCCAAGGACGGGCTGATGGTGACGTTCGAGCCGCTGACATAA
- a CDS encoding dicarboxylate/amino acid:cation symporter: MPAEGQEEARARRLQWRMLIGFVVGLLAGLAAHYGAAGQPWVDEVIFYLGKVGDVFLRLLFMLVIPLLVSALIVGVAEMGEMRALKTVGLRTLIYTILVSTIAVAISLLVVNLLQPGAGVDPEVARSLIADGAERAGSIIQTSREAKAGADAIVAIVPNNFFLAMSQNDVLAVMFFALFFGIGLMMVQTPQTQALKSAIEGVFEVAMKLIGLVIRLAPIAIFCFMFNLGAQFGVDLLVRLSAFVGVVLLALGLQMFVVFPILLKTLAGKSPIAFFRETQEASVMAFSTASSNATLPTALRVAHDRLHLPDRVARFVLTIGATANQNGTAMFEGVTVIFLAQFFGVDLTLQQQIMVMAVCILGGIGTAGVPAGSLPVIALILAMVGVPPAGIGLVLGVDRFLDMCRTTLNVIGDLVAATVVSAGIDDQPEARGPG; encoded by the coding sequence ATGCCGGCCGAGGGGCAGGAAGAAGCGCGCGCGCGGCGTCTGCAATGGCGTATGCTGATCGGCTTTGTTGTCGGCCTGCTCGCGGGGCTGGCCGCGCATTATGGCGCCGCGGGGCAGCCGTGGGTCGACGAGGTGATCTTCTATCTCGGCAAGGTTGGCGATGTCTTCCTGCGCCTGCTCTTCATGCTGGTCATCCCGCTGCTGGTATCGGCGCTGATCGTCGGCGTGGCCGAGATGGGCGAGATGCGCGCGCTCAAGACGGTGGGGCTGCGCACGCTGATCTACACGATTCTCGTGTCGACGATCGCGGTTGCGATCAGCCTGCTCGTCGTCAACCTGCTCCAGCCGGGCGCGGGCGTCGATCCGGAGGTCGCGCGCTCGCTGATCGCCGACGGCGCCGAGCGCGCAGGCAGCATCATCCAGACGAGCCGTGAGGCGAAGGCGGGGGCCGACGCGATCGTCGCGATCGTCCCCAATAATTTCTTCCTTGCGATGAGCCAGAACGACGTGCTTGCGGTGATGTTCTTTGCGCTGTTTTTCGGCATCGGGCTGATGATGGTGCAGACGCCGCAGACGCAGGCGTTGAAAAGCGCGATCGAGGGTGTGTTCGAGGTCGCGATGAAACTGATCGGGCTGGTCATCCGCCTCGCGCCCATCGCCATTTTTTGCTTCATGTTCAACCTTGGCGCGCAGTTCGGGGTCGACCTGCTTGTCCGCCTGTCGGCGTTTGTCGGCGTAGTGTTGCTGGCGCTGGGCTTGCAGATGTTCGTCGTCTTTCCGATCCTGCTCAAGACATTGGCCGGCAAATCGCCCATCGCCTTTTTCCGCGAAACGCAGGAAGCGTCGGTGATGGCCTTCTCCACCGCTTCGTCGAACGCAACCTTGCCGACGGCGCTGCGCGTCGCGCACGACCGGCTGCACCTGCCCGACCGGGTCGCGCGCTTCGTGCTCACCATCGGCGCGACCGCGAACCAGAATGGCACCGCGATGTTCGAGGGCGTGACGGTGATTTTCCTTGCGCAATTCTTCGGTGTCGACCTGACCTTGCAACAGCAGATCATGGTGATGGCGGTGTGCATCCTCGGGGGTATCGGGACGGCGGGCGTTCCGGCAGGATCCTTGCCGGTGATCGCGCTGATCCTCGCGATGGTCGGCGTTCCACCGGCGGGCATCGGGCTGGTGCTCGGCGTCGACCGCTTCCTCGACATGTGCCGCACGACGCTGAACGTCATCGGCGACCTGGTCGCGGCAACGGTCGTTTCGGCCGGGATCGACGATCAGCCCGAGGCGCGTGGCCCCGGCTGA
- a CDS encoding SLC13 family permease, whose translation MIDVARAFVTEYQAIIGLVVLAVMFVGFVLERFPATVVAILGTCTFLFLGILSGRDLFSVFSNPAPVTIGAMFILSGALLRTGTLDAIASRIIARAQRHPKLALAEMFLGVYVASAFLNNTPVVVVMIPIMLRLAAALNLGAKRLLIPLSYVAILGGTTTLVGTSTNLLVAAVAEENGLDRFGIFTITPVGLVAGVVGAFGLLSIARRFLPDDTPNQIALSQDHRSFLSEVRILKGGNLVGRRVGDVPFARRANVRLVGLKRGGALRRTALADEKLQADDRLVLRLELAELLSLRANKNVAIGLTAGHDDVEQDEEEIVEAMIAPSHPAIGRRLIEIPFLSALRVRILGIARFRKTPGPDLPNARIQAIDRVLVTGPADQIEQMYGNPHLYGVGSTTEREFRRGKAPIAIGALLGVILLAALNVMDIGVAAIIGVGLILVTRCIDADEAWDSIDGNVLVLIFAMLAVGLALENSGSVALVVGKLTPILVDVPPWGLVLATYAISVLLTEVVTNNAVAILVTPLAIAVARDLGVDPYPLVVAVMFAASASFATPIGYQTNTLVYAAGNYRFVDFLRAGIPMTVCVGAATVVAISLLM comes from the coding sequence ATGATCGACGTCGCCCGCGCCTTTGTCACCGAATATCAGGCGATCATCGGCCTGGTCGTCCTGGCGGTGATGTTCGTGGGCTTCGTTCTGGAACGCTTTCCGGCAACCGTCGTCGCGATCCTCGGCACCTGCACCTTCCTCTTTCTCGGCATATTGTCGGGGCGCGATCTTTTCTCTGTCTTTTCCAACCCGGCGCCGGTGACGATCGGCGCGATGTTCATCCTGTCGGGCGCGCTGCTGCGCACGGGCACATTGGACGCCATCGCGAGCCGGATCATCGCGCGTGCGCAGCGACATCCAAAGCTTGCGCTCGCCGAAATGTTCCTCGGCGTCTATGTCGCCTCGGCCTTCCTCAACAACACGCCCGTCGTCGTCGTGATGATCCCGATCATGCTCCGGCTGGCGGCGGCGCTCAACCTCGGCGCCAAGCGCCTGCTGATCCCGCTGTCCTATGTGGCGATCCTCGGCGGCACGACGACGCTGGTCGGCACCTCGACCAACCTGCTCGTGGCGGCCGTGGCGGAGGAAAATGGCCTCGACCGCTTCGGTATCTTCACCATCACGCCGGTCGGACTGGTCGCCGGGGTGGTCGGGGCTTTTGGGCTGTTGTCGATCGCGCGGCGCTTCCTGCCCGACGATACGCCGAACCAGATTGCGCTCAGCCAGGATCACCGTTCCTTCCTGTCCGAAGTGCGGATATTGAAGGGCGGCAATCTGGTGGGCCGCCGCGTCGGCGACGTGCCCTTCGCCAGGCGGGCCAACGTCAGGCTGGTCGGACTGAAGCGGGGCGGCGCGCTGCGCCGCACCGCGCTCGCCGACGAAAAGTTGCAGGCCGACGACCGGCTGGTGCTGCGGCTCGAACTGGCGGAGCTGCTGTCGCTGCGCGCGAACAAGAATGTCGCGATCGGGCTGACCGCGGGGCATGACGATGTCGAACAGGATGAGGAAGAGATCGTCGAGGCGATGATCGCGCCCAGCCATCCCGCGATCGGCCGCCGCCTGATCGAAATCCCGTTTCTGTCGGCGCTGCGCGTCCGCATCCTCGGCATCGCGCGCTTTCGCAAGACGCCGGGCCCCGACCTGCCCAATGCGCGCATCCAGGCGATCGACCGCGTGCTGGTTACCGGCCCGGCCGATCAGATCGAGCAGATGTACGGCAATCCGCACCTCTATGGCGTCGGTTCGACGACCGAACGCGAGTTTCGGCGTGGCAAGGCGCCGATCGCGATCGGCGCGCTGCTCGGCGTCATTCTGCTTGCCGCGCTCAACGTGATGGACATCGGCGTTGCGGCGATCATCGGCGTCGGGCTGATTCTCGTGACACGCTGCATCGACGCCGACGAGGCATGGGATTCGATCGACGGCAATGTGCTGGTGCTGATCTTCGCGATGCTCGCGGTCGGGCTGGCGCTCGAAAACTCCGGCAGCGTGGCGTTGGTGGTCGGCAAGCTTACCCCGATTCTGGTCGATGTGCCGCCGTGGGGGCTGGTGCTTGCCACCTATGCCATTTCGGTGCTGCTGACCGAGGTGGTGACCAACAATGCGGTCGCCATCCTCGTCACCCCGCTCGCCATTGCGGTGGCGCGCGATCTCGGCGTCGATCCCTATCCACTGGTCGTTGCGGTGATGTTCGCGGCGTCGGCCAGCTTTGCGACGCCGATTGGCTATCAGACGAACACGCTCGTCTATGCGGCGGGCAATTATCGCTTCGTCGATTTCCTGCGCGCCGGTATTCCCATGACCGTGTGCGTCGGCGCCGCGACGGTCGTTGCGATCAGCCTGTTGATGTAA
- the aroC gene encoding chorismate synthase, producing the protein MSFNSFGRVVRFTTWGESHGPALGAVVDGCPPRLSLSEADIQPFLDRRRPGQSRHTTQRQEPDQVRILSGVFEGKTTGTPISLMIENVDQRSKDYGDIAQAYRPGHADYAYDAKYGIRDYRGGGRSSARETAARVAAGAVARLVIPEVQIHAWVAEIGGDAINPENFDLEEIDRNPFFCPDPAAAQRWEALMDAARKAGSSLGAVIECAASGVPAGWGAPVYAKLDADLAAAMMGINAVKGVEIGAGFHAARLRGEENADPMRPATDGSNRPDFLSNNAGGIAGGISTGQPVVVRVAFKPTSSILTPVPTVNKAGEATDIVTKGRHDPCVGIRGAPVVEAMMALVLADHKLLHRAQCG; encoded by the coding sequence ATGAGTTTCAACAGCTTCGGGCGCGTCGTTCGCTTCACGACTTGGGGGGAAAGCCACGGCCCCGCGCTCGGCGCGGTCGTCGACGGCTGCCCGCCGCGCCTGTCGCTGTCCGAGGCCGACATCCAGCCCTTCCTCGACAGGCGCCGCCCCGGCCAGTCGCGCCACACGACGCAGCGGCAGGAGCCCGACCAGGTGCGCATCCTGTCGGGGGTGTTCGAGGGCAAGACGACCGGCACGCCGATCAGCCTGATGATCGAGAATGTCGACCAGCGGTCGAAGGATTATGGCGACATCGCGCAGGCCTATCGCCCCGGCCACGCCGATTATGCCTACGACGCCAAATATGGCATCCGCGATTATCGCGGCGGCGGCCGGTCGAGCGCGCGCGAGACCGCGGCGCGCGTCGCCGCGGGCGCCGTGGCGCGGCTGGTGATCCCGGAGGTTCAGATTCACGCCTGGGTCGCCGAAATCGGCGGCGATGCGATCAACCCGGAAAACTTTGACCTCGAAGAAATCGACCGCAATCCCTTTTTCTGCCCCGATCCGGCCGCAGCGCAGCGCTGGGAAGCGCTGATGGACGCCGCGCGCAAGGCGGGCAGTTCGCTGGGCGCGGTCATCGAATGCGCCGCGAGCGGCGTTCCCGCGGGGTGGGGCGCGCCCGTCTATGCCAAGCTCGACGCCGACCTTGCCGCCGCGATGATGGGGATCAACGCGGTAAAGGGCGTCGAGATCGGCGCTGGATTCCACGCCGCGCGGCTTCGCGGCGAGGAGAATGCCGACCCGATGCGGCCCGCGACCGACGGCAGCAACCGCCCCGATTTCCTGTCGAACAATGCCGGCGGCATCGCGGGCGGCATTTCGACCGGCCAGCCCGTCGTCGTGCGCGTCGCCTTCAAGCCGACCAGCTCGATCCTCACCCCCGTGCCCACGGTGAACAAGGCGGGCGAGGCGACCGACATCGTGACCAAGGGCCGCCACGACCCCTGCGTCGGCATCCGCGGCGCGCCGGTGGTCGAGGCGATGATGGCGCTGGTGCTCGCCGACCACAAGCTGCTCCACCGGGCGCAGTGCGGTTAG
- a CDS encoding GNAT family N-acetyltransferase — MPDGLVVRAAGAEDADAIDAVIRAAFAGTQYGHQGEAELVRMIEADGDALASLVAERGGEIVGHVLFSRMNVEADGRVLAAAGLAPVSVAPDRQGQGVGDALIRAGLAMLRGQGIAMSFVLGHENYYPRFGYSPDLAARFVSPFSGPHFMAMMLDSGTALPQGGRADYAPAFGRMG; from the coding sequence TTGCCTGACGGTCTTGTCGTCCGTGCGGCGGGTGCGGAGGATGCCGATGCCATCGACGCCGTCATCCGCGCCGCCTTTGCCGGAACCCAATATGGGCATCAGGGCGAGGCCGAACTGGTGCGGATGATCGAGGCTGACGGCGACGCGCTGGCCTCGCTCGTCGCCGAACGGGGCGGCGAAATCGTCGGGCATGTCCTGTTCAGCCGCATGAATGTCGAAGCCGACGGCCGCGTCCTTGCGGCCGCGGGTCTCGCGCCCGTTTCGGTCGCGCCCGATCGCCAGGGGCAGGGTGTCGGCGATGCCCTGATCCGTGCGGGACTCGCTATGCTGCGCGGACAGGGTATCGCGATGAGCTTTGTGCTCGGCCATGAGAATTATTACCCGCGCTTCGGCTATTCGCCCGACCTCGCCGCCCGCTTCGTTTCGCCCTTTTCAGGCCCGCATTTCATGGCGATGATGCTGGACTCGGGCACGGCTCTGCCGCAAGGCGGAAGGGCCGATTACGCTCCCGCATTCGGCCGGATGGGATAG